One segment of Argiope bruennichi chromosome 11, qqArgBrue1.1, whole genome shotgun sequence DNA contains the following:
- the LOC129957508 gene encoding probable helicase senataxin, with protein sequence MAMDYFLKQINPANSKPLIICLETNEVTIGRSSVVSLTGFNKVSRKHASFMNKNGRWFVRDLGSLNKLYVNFKEVNTEWVPLEIGDIVGFGTPSYIEDGGLVCVFAAKNRIKQEVFEEIEAPNCDAKNSEKVQNVSKVKDVKLFTVKQELSSNQYGGCQQIMTISKPECTFQTDVSSVSASTGNNVANITKINSGNTVEPSNKIAPQNKYESSSKESKPIIKTEPNGTDDNELPSVKDTSFNKHLPINFKKDVEDMSICDNIETTPTCEAKLFLKNNAEDTKQMLDKNVTSELKKANTPINEWHKEDGEQNGKNDLIPHENNFKCSGKLQDMKILSCHKTRDIKYLYSQMKNCSVRLVRCDSKYFRWPPEINFNKIFASVEKHQNFSEHSIPQTMQDAKEIEGNNTETRQEQNSEYHQSRKKFKECIREVKSGINVALKLKVTKNRIMSSSSETSGDESESEKKDAKISKDTTSDNGMKTKSKKPTEVNKSRDASCRKNRSLHETFEARKVPEKRKQGFFESPSTKRAKHTKKCENPSRLNDSEHLSSRNSANASSRKADYRNMKISRNLRDESSFYVPRNSYYSKYWTPEYNEFETGEIRECLKPDVFFKTKQTAGRTLLTDPKPMEYRPRRMRGREEWFKERCSYSHRHSDQNERISEKGNEGTSYSSKSSSGQGFASSKEHPSIVNRKISAELSSHQTLSSSKGNTSNASQKNPTELFPSERFIASRGNISTITRRNTIEEFSSEPSEESNEISSIVSQRNTVELISNQSFGSLEENFCMASRKQSLQHKPENASLINSTAVMIQNNTASSQSTSLSIPRRRFLVEIQTNADEVSKNEGLVAKETVPQCSEKQDCNSTLIARSIKNINISTFSTVEATRTEEENQISMNNTIASISSNPRIVSLPASTSTFSFEVKNQMNCKEREATTENKISTSEVSDISEIRSKLEKIIEKTRNTQFLPKEIFSKTDKMSNDRKVAVVSPVNHDNLQPSNLNQPDTVSTPYLHTSIKEKITNRVHSTYILSPVKPNSKPILSNSEFTSAEEAKGSASETKSRSRYLIKSIVYWNPKWLEEQAKNKKPPPVISKGGSVLPLRFSSYDSYMKSFNPMISLEIWESLFRESKPLWLKKEVRNSFYFLVRSNNVQHSLIELQCESIVNENFSFLPSEGNIILLGISDIGNGLENSMFGYIHRHKVESALEKEKMTEWQKVPKEWQENAKLWTFSMFIKKSKKDFQFGTVSVAYGILNIRNKLQLADALIGFKDSPIQNDILRPTKEMFSFCKSISRIPRPLLIQTVSDEIKKENPHSKLILINAPAGTGKTGAIIGIVEKLLFNSAYKMKLLLCASSDMTIDEIGLRLVELNERCSWRRNSIKFIRLGQSENIPAKLQIHTLEKKILKMFKEQNKKEFQEREKELKVLEDKINDVLFKEQLKTNNRYRFRKSNDEALKCLMNQLQSLKEKNPYKNLDPVIHAAYESAILGDSDVILATLNTCMHPLMRKFFKSFKGESHACCIIDEISQCTELEVLQCLHPEINRLVLVGDLQQLQPPVASKYAIKWGFRRSMMERILKLFSVQFSCPPPLSLAEQHRMQSQICHFPSKYFYKDQLLTAADVDEKYRYSPLKPFVVYDVLEKEMLNPPANIEDNEPFLIANICAQLLQAVPAATIGVIVAHEDLAALYKIPLSLGNTTLKEIEINTVENYQGIERDIIIISCINPSLFAEGENFLSCEKKMNVAITRARQSLVICGHVSSMRHFKHWDALISDAQLRKNFISVSSLRQIPFVIMKTICRMS encoded by the coding sequence ATGgcaatggattattttttaaagcaaataaatccTGCGAATTCCAAGCCCTTAATAATTTGTCTCGAGACGAATGAAGTTACAATTGGAAGAAGCAGCGTTGTTTCTTTAACTGGTTTCAATAAAGTCTCTAGGAAACATGCctctttcatgaataaaaatggaCGTTGGTTTGTTCGAGACTTGGGAAGTCTAAACAAACTTTACGTGAACTTCAAAGAAGTAAATACAGAATGGGTACCTTTAGAAATTGGTGACATAGTCGGGTTTGGTACACCATCGTATATTGAAGATGGTGGTTTAGTGTGCGTATTTGCAGCTAAAAATCGTATAAAACAAGAGGTATTTGAGGAAATAGAGGCTCCTAACTGTGATGCAAAAAATAGTGAGAAAGTTCAGAATGTGTCTAAGGTGAAAGACGTCAAATTATTCACCGTAAAGCAAGAATTGTCATCTAATCAGTATGGAGGTTGCCAACAAATAATGACAATTTCTAAGCCAGAATGTACTTTCCAAACAGATGTATCGTCTGTATCAGCAAGCACAGGAAACAATGTTGCAAACATCACTAAAATAAACTCTGGAAATACTGTTGAGCCAAGCAACAAAATAGCACCTCAAAATAAGTATGAGTCTTCTTCAAAAGAATCAAAACCAATAATTAAAACTGAGCCAAATGGAACTGATGATAATGAATTGCCGAGTGTTAAAGATACTTCATTTAACAAacatttaccaataaattttaaaaaggatgtCGAAGATATGAGTATATGCGATAATATTGAGACTACCCCGACTTGCGAAGCCAAATTGTTCTTGAAAAATAACGCCGAGGACACAAAACAAATGTTAGACAAAAATGTAACTTCTGAATTAAAGAAGGCAAATACGCCTATAAACGAATGGCATAAAGAAGACGGTGAACAAAATGGCAAAAATGATTTGATTCcccatgaaaacaattttaaatgttctGGCAAATTacaagatatgaaaattttaagttgtcACAAAACTAGAGATATCAAATATCTTTACAGTCAGATGAAAAATTGCAGTGTAAGATTAGTAAGATGCgattctaaatattttcgatggccccctgaaataaattttaataaaatttttgcatctgtggaaaagcatcaaaatttttcTGAGCATAGCATCCCCCAAACAATGCAAGATGCAAAGGAAATTGAAGGGAATAACACGGAAACAAGGCAAGAACAAAATTCTGAATATCATCAAAGTCGTAAGAAGTTCAAAGAATGTATTAGAGAAGTCAAAAGCGGTATAAACGTTGCATTAAAATTGAAAGTCACCAAGAATAGAATTATGAGTTCCAGCTCGGAGACGTCAGGTGATGAAAGCGAGTCCGAGAAAAAAGATGCTAAGATATCAAAAGATACCACGTCAGATAACGGAATGAAAACGAAATCTAAAAAGCCAACTGAAGTCAATAAAAGTCGAGATGCTTCTTGTCGTAAAAACAGATCATTGCATGAAACTTTTGAAGCACGTAAAGttcctgaaaaaagaaagcaaggCTTCTTTGAAAGTCCTTCTACAAAAAGGGCAAAGCATactaaaaaatgtgaaaatccaTCTCGTTTAAATGATTCTGAACACTTAAGTTCACGCAATTCTGCAAACGCTTCAAGTAGGAAAGCAGattatagaaatatgaaaatttcccGCAATTTAAGAGATGAGTCTTCTTTTTATGTTCCAAGAAATtcctattattcaaaatattggacACCAGAATACAACGAATTCGAAACCGGTGAAATTCGGGAGTGTTTGAAACCAGATGTGtttttcaaaactaaacaaaCTGCTGGAAGAACATTATTGACGGACCCTAAACCGATGGAATACCGACCCAGAAGAATGAGGGGCAGAGAAGAATGGTTTAAAGAACGGTGTTCATATTCACATCGGCACAGTGACCAAAACGAAAGAATATCAGAGAAGGGTAATGAAGGAACTTCATATTCTTCAAAATCATCCTCAGGTCAAGGATTTGCTTCATCAAAAGAACATCCTTCGATTGTTAATCGAAAAATTTCAGCAGAACTATCTTCACACCAAACTTTATCTTCATCAAAAGGAAATACTTCAAATGCTAGCCAAAAAAATCCAACAGAATTGTTTCCAAGTGAAAGATTTATCGCATCTAGAGGAAATATTTCAACTATTACTCGAAGAAATACTATCGAAGAATTTTCAAGTGAACCATCGGAAGAATCAAATGAAATCTCCTCGATAGTTTCTCAACGAAATACTGTAGAATTGATTTCAAATCAATCATTTGGTTCATTAGAAGAAAACTTTTGCATGGCGAGTCGAAAACAATCATTGCAGCATAAGCCTGAAAATGCTTCCTTGATAAATTCAACTGCAgtaatgatacaaaataatactGCTTCAAGTCAGAGCACTTCTTTATCAATTCCAAGAAGGCGATTTTTAGTTGAAATACAGACAAACGCAGATGAAGTGTCGAAAAATGAAGGGCTAGTAGCAAAAGAAACCGTCCCTCAGTGCTCGGAGAAACAAGATTGCAATTCTACTCTCATTGCGaggtcaataaaaaatataaacatttctacATTTTCGACAGTTGAAGCAACGAGGACTGAAGAGGAAAATCAAATAAGTATGAATAATACTATAGCTTCCATTAGTTCAAATCCAAGAATTGTATCTCTTCCGGCATCTACTTCCACTTTttcatttgaagttaaaaatcaaatgaattgcAAAGAACGAGAAGCCaccacagaaaataaaatttcgacaTCCGAAGTCTCAGACATATCTGAAATACGATCGAagttagagaaaattattgagaaaacaaGAAATACGCAATTTTtgccaaaagaaatattttctaaaactgatAAAATGTCGAATGATAGGAAAGTGGCAGTAGTTTCTCCAGTTAACCACGATAATTTGCAGCCAAGCAACTTAAACCAACCCGATACTGTTTCTACACCATATTTGCATACGtctattaaggaaaaaataactaatagAGTTCATTCAACTTACATTTTAAGTCCTGTTAAACCAAACTCTAAGCCGATTTTGTCGAATTCTGAATTCACAAGTGCTGAGGAAGCAAAAGGTTCCGCTTCAGAAACGAAATCTCGTTCCCgatatttgataaaaagtattGTCTACTGGAATCCAAAATGGTTGGAAGAGCAAGCGAAAAACAAGAAACCTCCACCCGTGATATCAAAAGGCGGTTCAGTTTTGCCACTAAGATTTTCATCCTATGATTCTTACATGAAATCTTTTAATCCAATGATTTCTTTAGAGATCTGGGAATCTCTTTTCAGAGAATCAAAACCACTTTGGTTGAAAAAAGAAGTTAggaattcattttactttttagttagATCAAATAACGTACAGCATAGTCTCATAGAGCTCCAGTGTGAATCCATTGTAAAtgagaatttttcatttcttcctaGTGAaggaaatattattcttttggGTATCAGCGATATAGGGAATGGATTAGAAAACAGTATGTTTGGTTATATACATCGGCATAAAGTTGAAAGCGCGCTCGAAAAAGAAAAGATGACAGAATGGCAGAAAGTGCCTAAAGAATGGCAAGAGAATGCGAAACTTTGGACTTTCAGCATGTTTATTAAAAAGAGCAAGAAAGATTTTCAATTTGGAACAGTTAGTGTCgcatatggaattttaaatataagaaacaaaCTGCAATTGGCAGATGCATTAATTGGGTTTAAAGATTCTCCAATCCAAAACGACATTCTTAGACCTACAAAAGAAATGTTCTCGTTTTGTAAATCCATTTCCAGAATACCTCGACCGCTGCTAATCCAGACTGTAagtgatgaaataaaaaaggagAATCCTCATAgtaaattgattttgataaatgCTCCAGCTGGAACCGGCAAAACCGGTGCAATCATTGGTATTGTGGAAAAGCTGCTTTTCAATAGCGCATATAAGATGAAGCTCCTTTTGTGCGCTTCATCAGATATGACAATCGATGAAATTGGTTTGAGATTGGTTGAATTGAATGAAAGATGCAGCTGGAGACGcaattctatcaaatttattaGACTCGGACAATCTGAAAATATCCCTGCTAAACTTCAAATACACACTCTCgaaaagaagatattaaaaatgttcaaggaacaaaataagaaagaattccAAGAAAGAGAAAAAGAGCTAAAAGTTTTAGAGGATAAAATAAATGACGTTTTGTTTAAAGAGCAATTAAAAACCAACAACAGATATCGATTCAGAAAAAGTAATGACGAGGCTCTAAAATGTTTGATGAATCAACTCCAatctctaaaagaaaaaaatccttataagaATCTAGATCCTGTTATTCACGCAGCGTATGAAAGTGCTATCCTCGGTGATTCGGATGTGATTCTTGCAACCTTAAACACTTGTATGCATCCTCTAATGAGAAAATTCTTCAAATCTTTCAAGGGCGAATCACATGCTTGCTGCATCATAGACGAAATATCACAGTGCACAGAGCTAGAAGTTCTTCAATGCCTTCATCCAGAAATCAATAGGCTTGTTTTAGTAGGCGACCTTCAGCAATTACAGCCACCGGTTGCCTCCAAGTATGCAATCAAATGGGGCTTCAGGCGATCTATGATGGAAAGAATCTTGAAGTTGTTTAGTGTACAATTTTCTTGTCCTCCACCACTGTCTTTGGCCGAGCAACATAGAATGCAATCGCAGATTTGCCATTTCCCATCAAAATACTTCTACAAAGACCAGTTACTCACAGCAGCAGATGTCGATGAAAAATATCGATACTCGCCTCTTAAGCCATTCGTTGTTTATGATGTCTTAGAAAAAGAAATGCTAAATCCTCCAGCTAACATCGAAGACAATGAACCATTCTTAATTGCCAATATTTGCGCTCAACTTCTGCAAGCAGTACCGGCAGCTACTATTGGTGTGATTGTGGCTCATGAAGATCTGGCTGCTTTATATAAAATTCCGTTATCTTTAGGGAATACAACATTAAAGGAGATTGAGATTAATACTGTAGAAAACTACCAAGGAATAGAAAGAGATATAATCATCATTTCTTGTATCAACCCGTCTCTTTTTGCAGAGGGCGAGAACTTTCTGTCTTGTGAAAAGAAGATGAATGTGGCCATTACAAGAGCAAGACAGTCCTTGGTTATCTGCGGCCATGTTTCGTCTATGAGGCACTTTAAACATTGGGATGCTTTAATCAGTGATGCACAATTACGTAAAAACTTCATAAGTGTATCTTCATTACGACAGATTCCATTTGTTATTATGAAAACTATCTGCAGAATGAGTTAA